The Candidatus Nanohalococcus occultus genome contains a region encoding:
- a CDS encoding MinD/ParA family ATP-binding protein, whose translation MNDARIIGVVSGKGGVGKTSVTVNVGLALKELGKEVTLVDTDFDASNLGVHLGQYDHPVKIHDVLGAEAEPEDAIFRHSTGVKAVVASNEINRVEPDTELLRYLLETAGQESDYVLVDCPPGIDTTVEEIIDACDELLIVTTPTKTAATNAAQIIEKAKRMHVPVLGTVVNMSENDPGRELVENEVQVMTESDVVAEIPHDDKMKEALFHGTPLVHHEPLSEASLKMKELAHSLEGLQYSKPSFAKFKRKLGNLKEAVSR comes from the coding sequence GTGAATGACGCACGGATTATAGGCGTTGTCTCAGGCAAAGGCGGAGTCGGCAAGACGTCCGTAACAGTCAACGTCGGACTCGCGTTAAAGGAGCTGGGAAAGGAAGTCACACTCGTAGACACTGACTTCGATGCCTCGAACCTCGGAGTGCATCTCGGACAGTACGACCATCCTGTAAAGATACACGATGTATTGGGCGCGGAAGCCGAACCGGAGGATGCAATCTTCCGGCACTCAACCGGAGTGAAAGCAGTTGTAGCCTCCAACGAAATCAACCGGGTCGAACCAGACACGGAGCTACTACGTTACCTGCTTGAGACCGCAGGACAGGAAAGTGACTACGTACTGGTTGACTGCCCTCCAGGTATAGATACTACTGTAGAAGAGATAATTGATGCGTGCGACGAATTACTGATCGTTACCACGCCGACGAAGACCGCAGCAACTAACGCAGCCCAGATAATAGAGAAAGCCAAGCGCATGCATGTACCTGTGCTTGGAACAGTTGTAAACATGAGCGAAAACGATCCTGGACGCGAACTAGTGGAAAACGAGGTACAGGTCATGACGGAAAGCGATGTAGTAGCCGAAATACCTCACGATGACAAAATGAAAGAAGCACTTTTCCACGGCACACCTCTAGTCCACCATGAACCTCTTTCAGAAGCATCTTTGAAGATGAAAGAGCTTGCTCACAGCCTTGAAGGATTACAGTACAGCAAACCAAGCTTCGCGAAGTTCAAACGGAAGCTAGGTAATCTGAAAGAAGCCGTCTCACGTTAA
- a CDS encoding vWA domain-containing protein gives MRLVFTDQFANIILLLNGLAILFYIGAKKKNRQRAMKFGNYETLQKVAGKDFLKSSHVMLVTRLGALTLLMIGLSNPVLVQEVSDTDSDYVLAIDSSSSMLESDIRPTRFQASKDISKKFVRRLGNQSSIGIVSFAGTADKVQSPTRTRPEIFDAIDSVEIGSSAGTAIGSAVSVSSSMLDDERNKTVVLITDGRNNAGISINESIKLANEQNVTVHTIGLGERNRSVDRYEIIDGENASQAAFPNLDVEQLSSISNSTGGEFTTASNSSALEDALINLEKSEARTDISTFFIIGAAILLLLEWVLGNTKYSVLP, from the coding sequence ATGAGACTTGTGTTCACAGACCAGTTCGCCAACATCATACTGCTTTTGAACGGGCTGGCGATCCTGTTTTACATTGGAGCAAAGAAAAAGAACCGGCAGCGAGCTATGAAGTTCGGGAACTACGAGACATTACAGAAAGTGGCAGGAAAGGATTTCCTGAAATCCAGTCACGTGATGTTGGTCACCCGGCTAGGTGCTTTAACCTTACTGATGATCGGGCTTTCAAACCCCGTACTCGTACAGGAAGTGTCGGATACAGACTCTGATTACGTACTTGCCATTGACTCTTCAAGCTCTATGCTTGAATCAGATATCCGTCCGACCCGTTTCCAGGCCTCGAAGGATATATCGAAGAAGTTTGTAAGGCGGCTGGGAAACCAGTCCAGCATCGGGATCGTATCCTTCGCTGGTACTGCTGATAAGGTTCAATCTCCTACGAGGACTCGTCCGGAGATATTTGACGCCATTGACTCCGTTGAGATAGGTTCAAGTGCGGGAACGGCGATCGGTAGCGCGGTCTCAGTCTCTTCTTCAATGCTTGACGATGAGAGAAACAAGACCGTGGTGCTGATAACTGACGGCCGGAACAACGCAGGAATCTCTATAAACGAATCTATCAAACTGGCAAACGAGCAGAATGTAACCGTTCATACAATCGGATTAGGTGAGCGGAACCGGTCAGTTGACCGCTATGAAATCATAGATGGGGAAAACGCATCGCAGGCCGCATTCCCTAACCTGGATGTCGAGCAGCTAAGCAGTATTTCAAACAGCACAGGCGGAGAGTTTACAACAGCGTCAAACAGCTCGGCGCTGGAAGATGCGTTGATCAATCTTGAAAAATCAGAGGCTAGAACCGATATCTCAACGTTTTTCATCATTGGAGCAGCTATTTTGCTGTTGCTCGAATGGGTTCTAGGAAACACGAAGTACAGCGTACTTCCGTAA
- a CDS encoding AAA family ATPase: MASKYADLDDEEMAAKADEMQAIIQRFEAEIQKGYIGQEDVIHKIILTIVAGGNVLLEGVPGLGKSFLVETLSRVVKDTQMHRIQFTPDLLPSDIVGTEAYNEDKGFYVEKGPIFGNFILADEINRAPPKVQSAMLEAMQEHKVSIGDETFHLPEPFFTMATQNPVEQGGTYPLPEAQIDRFLFKIYLDYPKKHNEQKIIDMNANVMDEEDFSVEEVVSKEDILNLQEFSKAVTVEQEIKEYIVDLVDASRNPEVYDMEYSDYIDWGCTPRASINLALAGRANAMYNGRHYVTPEDIRAVVHDVFIHRIILNYEGEAKGLEVADVIENIVDRVPVR; the protein is encoded by the coding sequence ATGGCAAGTAAGTACGCAGATCTGGATGATGAGGAGATGGCTGCGAAAGCTGATGAGATGCAGGCGATTATCCAGAGGTTTGAAGCAGAGATTCAGAAAGGTTATATCGGTCAGGAAGATGTTATCCATAAAATTATACTTACGATTGTCGCAGGAGGTAACGTTCTGCTGGAAGGTGTTCCGGGGCTTGGAAAGTCTTTCCTTGTTGAGACGTTATCCCGGGTTGTAAAGGACACGCAGATGCATCGTATCCAGTTCACACCGGATCTTCTGCCGTCCGACATTGTAGGAACGGAGGCTTACAACGAGGATAAAGGTTTCTACGTTGAGAAAGGGCCGATCTTCGGTAACTTCATTCTGGCAGATGAGATCAACCGTGCGCCGCCGAAGGTTCAGTCTGCGATGCTTGAGGCGATGCAAGAACATAAGGTTTCGATCGGAGATGAGACCTTCCACCTGCCGGAGCCGTTCTTTACGATGGCTACGCAGAACCCTGTTGAGCAGGGAGGTACGTATCCTTTGCCGGAGGCTCAGATCGACCGTTTCCTTTTCAAGATCTACCTGGATTATCCGAAGAAACACAACGAGCAGAAGATTATTGACATGAACGCAAACGTCATGGATGAAGAGGATTTCTCGGTAGAGGAAGTTGTCTCCAAGGAAGATATTCTTAATTTACAGGAGTTTTCAAAGGCGGTCACGGTAGAACAGGAGATCAAAGAGTACATTGTAGACCTGGTTGATGCCTCGAGAAACCCTGAAGTTTACGACATGGAGTACTCGGATTACATTGACTGGGGATGTACTCCACGGGCATCGATTAACCTGGCATTGGCAGGGCGTGCGAACGCGATGTACAACGGCCGGCATTATGTAACCCCGGAGGATATCCGTGCGGTCGTACACGATGTTTTCATCCACAGAATCATTCTGAACTACGAGGGAGAGGCTAAAGGACTGGAGGTCGCGGACGTTATCGAAAACATTGTAGACAGAGTGCCGGTGAGATAA
- a CDS encoding DUF58 domain-containing protein gives MDQDDVISQRELQQSMDAEVKRVSDLFRFLLKYKRHYQPSGVEFSGLRQYLPSDDASRIDWKISAGKPDLFVKQYEEEINMDAFIIVDCSSTMTFGTADKLKSEYAAIVAAALAYASLDAAIDVGFGIFGEEQLFLTPQGGMDRYHLFLKELTTLEYYGDSFDLEHALNETIGQIKEDTALFIVSDFIDVEGDWQTKMKLASMKFRHVMSIMVRDRTDYKMPEAGNIRFEAPGSGENMVVDTGKIKEEYEKEAAKQEEEIAERVEAGGSSFLKIDTRDSFSASFAEFFDENEGGW, from the coding sequence TTGGATCAGGACGATGTCATCTCCCAGAGAGAACTCCAGCAGTCAATGGATGCGGAGGTCAAAAGAGTCTCGGATCTGTTCAGATTTCTTCTGAAATACAAGAGACATTACCAGCCGTCCGGAGTCGAGTTCTCAGGTCTCAGACAGTACTTACCGAGCGATGATGCATCAAGGATTGACTGGAAGATTTCAGCCGGTAAACCCGATCTGTTCGTAAAACAGTACGAAGAAGAGATCAACATGGATGCGTTCATCATCGTTGACTGTAGCTCGACTATGACGTTCGGAACCGCCGATAAACTGAAAAGTGAGTACGCAGCGATCGTGGCGGCAGCACTGGCTTACGCATCACTTGATGCGGCGATCGACGTCGGATTCGGAATCTTCGGCGAAGAACAGTTGTTTTTAACCCCTCAAGGCGGAATGGATCGCTACCACTTGTTTTTAAAGGAGCTGACAACTCTTGAGTACTACGGAGACAGTTTCGATCTAGAACACGCGTTAAACGAGACTATCGGACAGATTAAAGAGGATACCGCTCTTTTCATCGTATCGGATTTCATAGACGTTGAGGGCGACTGGCAGACAAAGATGAAACTGGCCTCGATGAAGTTCAGACACGTCATGTCGATTATGGTCCGGGATCGAACGGATTACAAGATGCCGGAAGCCGGAAACATCCGTTTCGAGGCACCAGGTTCCGGCGAAAACATGGTTGTTGATACCGGGAAGATCAAGGAAGAATACGAGAAAGAAGCCGCAAAACAGGAAGAAGAGATAGCTGAACGTGTCGAGGCCGGAGGCTCATCCTTCCTGAAAATCGATACCAGAGACAGTTTCTCCGCGTCTTTCGCGGAGTTCTTCGATGAGAACGAGGGAGGCTGGTAG